The window CTCTTTTGTTACAGGTATCGAAAAGTGCTTTTCCCCCTTTGAATGACCCGGTAAAAGCTATAGCTTTGGCCAAGGGATGAGCCGCTAATTCTTGCCCTGTATCAATACCTCCTTCAATATGCTGAAAAGTACCTTTTGGCATTTGGCAAATTTCAACAGCAGTTTGAAGGGCTTTGGCGACTATTCTTGAAGTTTCCGGGTGAGCAGGATGTGCTTTGTACAACACCGGACATCCTGAAGCTAGTGCTGAGATGGTATCCCCTCCGGCTGTAGAAAAAGCCAAAGGAAAATTGCTCGCTCCAAATACCACTACAGGGCCCAATGGTCTTAGCATTCTACGAATATCAGGTTTTGGAACCGGTTTGCGTTCAGCATCTTCATGATCAATCACCGCCTCAACCCAACTCCCTTCTCCAACCAGGCCGGAAAACAACCTGATTTGTCCTAATGTCCTTCCAAGCTCTCCTGTTATTCGCCCTTCAGTAAGATTGGATTCTTTGGCCGCAATAGGAATAAGCGTCTCTTTTAAAAGCTCAATTTGCTTGGCTACTTCCTCTAAAAAAGCAACTCTCTCTTGACTACTTTTTTGTTTTAATAGTAAAAAAGCTTGTTGAGCCTCTTGAAAACTATTGGCTATATTAATCATATTCAATTTATTATTTTTTTCCCTCAAAGCCCATTGAAAAGGGGCTATAAAATCTTACAGTTAGTGAAGTTAACAGTTATTCGTTATCCAAACAACTTATTCAAATACTAGGCTAAACTGGTGAAATAACCACGTAATTTTAAAATGTTTCAATTTTTCTTTGAATAATCGATTACTTCACCCCAAACTCTGAAGATATTTTTGAAGCAAATCTTTTCGATATCTTCTTTGGAGTAACCTCTTTTTAAAAGCTCTGCAATTAAATTGGGATACATAGAAACATCCTTAAGCCCTGTAGGTAGGGTATCTCCTACCCCATCAAAATCTGAGCCCAGGCCTATATGATCAATCCCCGCAATACTTAGAACATGATCAATGTGATCTGCTACTTGGCTAACGGACGGAAAGGGATCATTTTCACTTTTATAAGCCTCAATATAAGCCATTGCCTCAGGTTCATCCTTTTCATAATTATTTTCTTCCAACCATTTCGATAAATGCTCTTCTACTTTTCTATTGCTTTCACCGAAATCGCCATCGATAAAGTCTCCCCCAAAATTTATCATTATCACTCCGCCATTTTGACCCAATTTGGCAATCATTTGATCATCCATATTCCTTTCAAACCCCGGTGTAAAATAACGTGCTGATGAATGGGAAGCAATTACAGGTACCTCTGAAATTTCAATCACATCTAAGAATGTATCATCCGAAACATGAGAAATATCAACCATTATCCCTAATTGATTCATTTTCTTGACCACCTCCACACCAAAAGTGCTTAAGCCACCATGAGTATATGTGGTATCATAAGAAGAGTCTCCTATCAAATTATCCTTCCCATGGGTCAAGGTAATGTACCGAATCCCTTGTTCATAAAAGTGATCGAGATTTTGAAGATTTCCTTCCAAGGGAGCACCATTTTCCATTCCTAAAGGAAGGGATATTTTTCCGGCCTCAAAATTACTGATAATGTCTGCTGGACTATAGGCCATTGCAAATTTATCCGGCCAATTTTCCGCTATTTTTTTTGTCATTAAAACAAGCGAATCGGCCAAAAG of the Cyclobacterium marinum DSM 745 genome contains:
- a CDS encoding dipeptidase, translated to MKTSITCLFYMLLVLFVSCTSSNSSSIDFQQLSDKEREQMAKEIARNTIIVDGHVDLPYRMHHQGFNIEKGILNVSQSTKTGDFDYPRAKAGGLDAPFMSIYISTKYQGSGGAKLLADSLVLMTKKIAENWPDKFAMAYSPADIISNFEAGKISLPLGMENGAPLEGNLQNLDHFYEQGIRYITLTHGKDNLIGDSSYDTTYTHGGLSTFGVEVVKKMNQLGIMVDISHVSDDTFLDVIEISEVPVIASHSSARYFTPGFERNMDDQMIAKLGQNGGVIMINFGGDFIDGDFGESNRKVEEHLSKWLEENNYEKDEPEAMAYIEAYKSENDPFPSVSQVADHIDHVLSIAGIDHIGLGSDFDGVGDTLPTGLKDVSMYPNLIAELLKRGYSKEDIEKICFKNIFRVWGEVIDYSKKN